A genomic window from Candidatus Binatia bacterium includes:
- a CDS encoding alpha/beta hydrolase: MTSSLAWLLAPAVLTAGFSLPLVDRLVFFPDRAMPDTPAGVEDRWITTEDGIRIHAWYLAAPEPDAPTVLWAHGNGGNIGGRYEVQATLARRGLNVLAYDYRGYGRSEGSPSEAGAYLDSHAVFDSLTASGVPASEIVCLGESLGGAVTIELAMARPCAGVAVVSTFTTIADVARSHYGPLAFLAAGIFDSKARVGGLRVPYFGAHGDRDEIVDFALGEALFVAAPEPKEFLRIDGAGHNDIFQYPQVADGIAAFARRVSHIAREEPSP, from the coding sequence ATGACTTCTTCCCTCGCCTGGCTTCTCGCACCCGCGGTCCTGACGGCGGGGTTTTCTCTGCCCCTGGTCGACCGCCTCGTGTTCTTTCCGGATCGCGCGATGCCCGACACCCCTGCGGGGGTAGAGGACCGCTGGATCACCACGGAGGACGGCATCCGAATCCACGCCTGGTACCTGGCGGCGCCGGAGCCGGATGCGCCCACGGTTCTGTGGGCGCACGGCAACGGTGGGAACATCGGAGGGCGCTATGAGGTGCAGGCGACGCTCGCGCGGCGGGGTCTGAACGTGCTCGCGTATGACTACCGCGGGTACGGAAGAAGCGAAGGGAGCCCGAGTGAGGCCGGGGCCTATCTCGACTCCCATGCCGTCTTCGATTCGCTGACGGCATCGGGTGTGCCGGCATCGGAGATCGTTTGTCTGGGCGAGTCGCTCGGCGGCGCGGTCACCATCGAACTCGCGATGGCGCGGCCGTGCGCCGGTGTCGCCGTGGTCTCGACCTTTACGACGATCGCCGACGTGGCGCGCAGCCACTATGGCCCGCTCGCGTTTCTCGCGGCGGGTATCTTCGATTCGAAGGCGCGGGTAGGAGGCCTTAGGGTGCCGTACTTCGGCGCCCACGGGGATCGCGATGAAATCGTCGACTTTGCGCTGGGTGAAGCCCTGTTCGTGGCGGCCCCGGAGCCAAAGGAGTTTCTCCGGATCGACGGGGCGGGGCATAACGACATCTTCCAGTACCCGCAAGTCGCCGATGGAATCGCGGCGTTCGCCCGTCGGGTCTCCCATATTGCCCGGGAAGAGCCGAGCCCGTAG
- a CDS encoding ferritin-like domain-containing protein, which produces MAGTAVNTLEGLDRELETILTSFDTNYTWNYASVKDGLGQLYEKAKREQWNSTTQLAWDTNVDPESEIVPDVVNPLSDYGPYKKLNVKEKGRLRHAQIALQLSQFLHGEQGALIVASQLVGGVPWIEAKYYAGSQTMDEARHVEVFSRYVRTKLEWEWPINDSLKELLDATIQDSRWDFKYLGMQIMIEGLAMAAFGNLFQLTQEPLLKELLRYVMRDEARHVAFGVLSLRNYYDDMPANELKDREDFIIYSSELMRDRLVGKEIANAMGWPVDEVQELVLNSPSGVMFRSMLFQRIVPNLKKLGLLTPRVREAYTRMGLIQFEDFDSDQADRELGFQ; this is translated from the coding sequence ATGGCCGGTACTGCCGTCAATACCCTCGAGGGGCTCGATCGCGAGCTCGAAACCATTCTTACGTCATTCGACACGAACTACACCTGGAACTACGCGAGCGTGAAGGATGGCCTCGGCCAGCTCTACGAGAAGGCGAAGCGCGAGCAGTGGAACAGCACGACGCAGCTCGCGTGGGATACGAACGTCGATCCCGAGAGCGAGATCGTTCCGGATGTCGTAAACCCGCTCAGCGACTACGGTCCGTACAAGAAGCTGAATGTGAAGGAGAAGGGGCGCCTTCGTCACGCGCAGATCGCATTGCAGCTCTCGCAATTCTTGCACGGGGAGCAGGGCGCGCTGATCGTGGCGTCGCAGCTCGTCGGTGGCGTGCCGTGGATCGAGGCGAAGTACTATGCGGGCTCCCAGACGATGGACGAAGCGCGCCACGTCGAGGTGTTCAGTCGGTACGTTCGCACGAAGCTCGAGTGGGAATGGCCGATCAACGACAGCTTGAAGGAACTTCTCGACGCGACGATTCAGGACAGTCGGTGGGACTTCAAGTATCTCGGCATGCAGATCATGATCGAAGGGCTCGCGATGGCGGCCTTCGGGAACCTGTTTCAGTTGACTCAGGAGCCGCTCCTGAAAGAGCTCCTGCGCTACGTGATGCGGGACGAGGCGCGCCACGTCGCGTTCGGCGTGCTCTCCCTGCGCAACTACTACGACGACATGCCGGCGAACGAGTTGAAGGACCGTGAGGACTTCATCATCTACTCGTCGGAACTCATGCGTGATCGCCTGGTCGGGAAAGAGATCGCGAACGCGATGGGCTGGCCCGTGGATGAGGTGCAGGAACTCGTCTTGAATTCTCCATCCGGCGTGATGTTCCGCAGCATGCTCTTTCAGCGGATCGTTCCGAACCTGAAGAAGCTCGGGCTTCTCACGCCACGTGTGCGTGAGGCGTACACGCGTATGGGTCTGATCCAGTTCGAGGATTTCGATTCGGATCAGGCCGACCGCGAGCTCGGCTTCCAGTAG
- a CDS encoding nitroreductase family protein → MDVFEAMETCRAMRYLKPDPVPEDSIRKVIHAATRASNPGNSQGWEFVILRDPDAKARIATALRDVMHPIIDEMAAGDPSAGGRRMYGSVKHLMDSFEMVPVWIFVCGRVVYPRENPLPELVPAAVYPASQNLIVAARALGLGTTFTTFHTMVEPVVREVLELPDELRLGVMIALGWPERPFGPVRRKPLDEVLHWDRW, encoded by the coding sequence ATGGACGTATTCGAAGCGATGGAGACGTGCCGCGCCATGCGGTACCTGAAGCCGGATCCGGTTCCCGAGGATTCGATTCGCAAGGTGATCCACGCGGCGACACGCGCCTCGAATCCTGGCAACAGCCAGGGGTGGGAGTTCGTCATTCTCCGAGACCCCGATGCGAAGGCGCGGATCGCAACGGCCCTGCGCGACGTCATGCATCCGATCATCGACGAGATGGCGGCAGGCGACCCGAGCGCCGGCGGGCGCCGCATGTACGGCAGCGTGAAGCACCTGATGGACAGCTTCGAGATGGTTCCGGTCTGGATCTTCGTTTGTGGGCGGGTGGTCTACCCGCGTGAGAACCCCCTCCCGGAACTGGTCCCGGCCGCGGTCTACCCCGCGTCCCAGAACCTCATCGTCGCGGCGCGGGCTCTGGGGCTGGGCACGACGTTTACGACCTTCCACACGATGGTCGAACCCGTTGTTCGCGAGGTCCTGGAACTGCCCGACGAACTGAGGCTGGGCGTGATGATCGCGCTGGGGTGGCCTGAGCGGCCCTTCGGCCCCGTCCGCCGGAAGCCGCTCGACGAGGTCCTCCACTGGGATCGCTGGTAG
- a CDS encoding AMP-binding protein, whose protein sequence is MSLRGTGQGGPIIRAAEVVTVLSGAGFFSPSFLRGVAAGSKKFGTTTAGGFYGSALRNPDGIGLIDDAGSLTFGEVDQQSNAIARALREVGVKPGDGVGLFARNHRGFVRAQGALEKLGANTLLLNTGFAAPQLREVCEREGTRVILYDEEFRSVVEEGTPDVTRFVTYNDSESPETTLDQLIASHDGSEIDAPPKPGRTTILTSGTTGTPKGARREAKAQSLDALIGLMGRIPMWVGMRTLVAAPTFHSWGGVHLLTGSNIGATICLRRRFDPEDTLKTISELKPEGLIVVPVMMQRILELGPDVIKKYDTSSLKIVAASGSALPGELALRWMDTFGDNVFNLYGSTEVAHASIAMPDELRSAPGTAGRPPRGVVVRLFDENGKEVPQGSTGRIFVGNDNQFDGYTGGGNKEFIDGLMSSGDVGHFDENGLLFVDGRDDDMIISGGENVFPREVEDLLANHDAVVEAAVIGVPDPEFGQRLKGFVVLKDGGGADESILKDYVKTNLARYKVPREIVFLDALPRNPTGKVLKRQLIEE, encoded by the coding sequence ATGAGTTTACGAGGCACCGGTCAGGGCGGCCCCATCATCAGGGCGGCTGAAGTCGTAACGGTTCTAAGCGGAGCGGGTTTCTTCAGCCCGAGCTTCCTGCGCGGCGTCGCCGCCGGTTCGAAGAAATTCGGGACGACGACGGCCGGCGGGTTCTACGGCAGTGCCCTGCGGAATCCCGACGGGATCGGTCTCATCGACGATGCCGGTTCGCTCACGTTCGGGGAGGTCGATCAGCAGTCCAACGCGATTGCACGTGCGCTGCGAGAGGTGGGGGTGAAGCCCGGCGACGGGGTCGGCCTCTTCGCTCGGAATCATCGTGGTTTCGTTCGGGCGCAGGGCGCTCTCGAGAAGCTCGGTGCCAACACGCTTTTGCTGAACACGGGTTTCGCCGCACCCCAGCTTCGCGAAGTCTGCGAACGCGAAGGCACTCGGGTCATTCTTTACGACGAGGAGTTCCGTTCGGTCGTCGAAGAAGGGACGCCCGATGTCACTCGCTTCGTCACGTACAATGACTCGGAGTCGCCCGAGACCACGCTGGATCAGCTCATCGCCTCGCACGACGGCTCGGAGATCGACGCTCCGCCGAAGCCGGGTCGCACGACGATCCTCACGTCCGGCACGACGGGCACGCCGAAGGGGGCTCGGCGTGAGGCGAAGGCCCAGAGCCTGGATGCCCTGATCGGGCTCATGGGGCGCATCCCGATGTGGGTCGGAATGCGGACGCTCGTTGCGGCACCTACGTTCCACTCCTGGGGCGGCGTGCATCTCCTGACGGGCTCGAACATCGGCGCGACGATCTGCTTGCGTCGACGCTTTGACCCGGAAGACACCCTGAAGACGATCTCGGAGCTCAAACCCGAAGGTCTGATCGTCGTCCCGGTGATGATGCAGCGAATCCTCGAGCTCGGCCCGGATGTCATCAAGAAGTACGACACGTCGTCGTTGAAGATCGTCGCTGCGAGCGGCTCGGCCCTGCCGGGCGAGCTCGCGCTCCGCTGGATGGACACGTTCGGGGACAACGTTTTCAACCTCTACGGCTCGACCGAGGTTGCGCACGCTTCGATCGCGATGCCGGACGAGCTCCGCTCGGCGCCGGGCACCGCGGGTCGCCCGCCGCGAGGCGTCGTCGTGCGGCTCTTCGACGAGAACGGCAAGGAAGTGCCTCAGGGCTCGACCGGGAGGATCTTCGTCGGCAACGACAACCAGTTCGACGGCTACACTGGCGGTGGGAACAAGGAGTTCATCGACGGGCTGATGTCGAGCGGCGACGTCGGTCACTTCGATGAGAACGGCCTCTTGTTCGTCGATGGTCGCGATGACGACATGATCATCTCCGGCGGTGAGAACGTCTTCCCGCGTGAGGTCGAAGATCTCCTCGCCAATCACGATGCGGTCGTCGAGGCTGCGGTCATTGGTGTCCCGGATCCCGAATTCGGTCAGCGCCTCAAAGGCTTTGTGGTTCTGAAGGATGGCGGCGGCGCGGACGAATCGATCCTTAAGGACTACGTGAAGACGAACCTGGCCCGGTACAAGGTGCCGCGCGAGATCGTCTTCCTCGACGCGCTCCCGCGAAATCCGACGGGCAAGGTCCTGAAGCGGCAGCTGATCGAGGAGTGA
- a CDS encoding carbohydrate porin — MGTVGEAGGLRRGAWHALVVVAFGLCTTPAYAHFLDRFLPFSPEQSDQCASGDWAGHRNRLYDAGVNLTGDYAASFLGNPVGGQARGFAYAGMFTLGVDFDLEKLVGFTGSSVYTSLAWATGRSLSTEYIGNDFAASTIFGGDSLRLYRMYVQQKVFDGDVVFRAGRIVTGNDFAVSPLYNVFLSLSMNGNPVSLLLNDSAFQAIPLAAWGARVAYAHGDSGWYARFGAYNGSARELGLGSAHGVDFGFDPAVSTLLIGESGVKVPAATGALAGQYRIGGYFDTGALPTLADPDETGHGLYTVYALVDQQLTQHENCDDPARGLSAFAAFAAAPRQELSLISYFGAAGLVYKGLIDGRGDDQLGINLAYGAISSASEGSYEMATELTYVVAVTPWMTVQPDVQVIVHPGIPTTLVVGGAINMGF, encoded by the coding sequence ATGGGAACCGTGGGGGAGGCGGGCGGTCTGAGGCGGGGGGCGTGGCATGCGCTCGTGGTCGTTGCGTTCGGGCTTTGCACGACCCCGGCGTACGCCCATTTCCTCGACCGGTTCCTGCCGTTTTCTCCCGAGCAGTCCGACCAGTGTGCGTCGGGTGATTGGGCCGGGCACCGAAATCGTCTCTACGACGCCGGCGTCAATCTGACGGGCGACTACGCCGCGTCGTTCCTCGGGAATCCCGTCGGCGGGCAGGCTCGTGGGTTCGCCTACGCGGGCATGTTCACGCTCGGGGTCGACTTCGACCTCGAGAAGCTCGTCGGTTTCACTGGTTCGAGCGTCTACACGTCGCTTGCGTGGGCGACGGGGCGAAGTCTGTCGACCGAGTACATCGGCAACGACTTCGCGGCATCGACGATCTTCGGGGGAGACTCGTTGCGGCTCTACCGGATGTACGTGCAGCAGAAGGTGTTCGACGGCGACGTCGTCTTCCGCGCCGGCCGGATCGTGACCGGAAACGACTTCGCGGTTTCGCCCCTCTACAACGTGTTCCTGAGTCTCTCGATGAACGGGAATCCGGTCAGCCTTCTCTTGAACGACTCGGCGTTTCAGGCGATCCCGCTCGCGGCGTGGGGAGCGCGGGTGGCTTACGCGCACGGCGACTCCGGCTGGTACGCACGCTTCGGAGCCTACAATGGCTCCGCCCGAGAACTCGGTCTCGGTTCGGCGCACGGGGTTGATTTCGGTTTCGATCCCGCCGTCAGCACACTGCTCATCGGGGAGAGCGGCGTGAAGGTTCCGGCGGCGACGGGCGCGCTCGCGGGCCAGTACCGAATCGGCGGTTACTTCGACACCGGTGCGCTGCCGACGCTGGCCGATCCCGATGAGACTGGGCACGGGCTGTACACGGTCTACGCGCTCGTCGATCAGCAGCTCACGCAACACGAGAATTGCGATGATCCCGCGCGGGGCCTTTCGGCCTTCGCCGCCTTCGCCGCTGCACCACGGCAGGAGCTGAGTCTGATCTCGTACTTCGGTGCGGCCGGGCTCGTCTACAAGGGCCTGATCGACGGGCGAGGCGACGACCAACTCGGGATCAATCTCGCGTACGGGGCGATTAGCTCCGCCTCCGAGGGCAGCTACGAGATGGCGACCGAACTCACCTACGTCGTCGCGGTCACCCCTTGGATGACCGTGCAGCCCGACGTCCAGGTAATCGTGCACCCCGGGATCCCCACGACCCTCGTCGTGGGGGGCGCGATCAACATGGGTTTCTAG
- a CDS encoding HAMP domain-containing sensor histidine kinase, translated as MRRLYHQIYFAFVAITLLLIAVAVIPDWVYRSRRPPPRPITAAARMVAGELPATGPELQQSLDQQADRLGLDATIWTADGTALASTGEQVGPPVTDRGPAHWIRRPGPPGLAVRLEDGRWLALSLRHDDFRSSYRWPVGLLVFAGIVALGALPLSRRITRRLERLRAGVEKLGAGDLSARVAVEGRDEVAELATSFNNAAERIDSLVGTQRRMLASASHELRTPLARLRVAVELLSARASPGLRDEAAADIGELDEVIEDLLQTAQLEGAPAKPREPVELLGILAEEGAHLDANTSGETTVVQGDPRLLRRLIRNLLQNAQRHGGGSKIEASVHTLGQRGGRIEIADRGPGVRPEDRERIFEAFYRSADHSEGRDGGVGLGLALVREIARHHGGDALCLERPGGGTIVRVDLS; from the coding sequence ATGAGGCGCCTCTACCACCAGATCTACTTCGCGTTCGTCGCGATCACCCTGCTCCTGATCGCCGTGGCGGTGATTCCCGATTGGGTCTACCGGTCTCGCCGACCGCCCCCGCGTCCGATCACCGCGGCCGCCCGGATGGTAGCCGGCGAGCTGCCGGCGACCGGCCCCGAACTGCAGCAGAGCCTCGACCAGCAGGCAGACCGGCTGGGACTCGATGCGACGATCTGGACCGCCGATGGCACGGCCCTCGCCTCCACAGGCGAACAGGTCGGCCCCCCCGTGACGGACCGCGGGCCCGCCCACTGGATCCGCCGCCCCGGGCCACCAGGGCTCGCCGTGCGGCTCGAGGACGGACGTTGGCTCGCGCTCTCCCTGCGCCACGACGACTTTCGCAGCTCCTACCGTTGGCCGGTCGGCCTCCTGGTCTTCGCGGGTATCGTCGCGCTCGGGGCCCTTCCCCTCTCGCGCCGGATCACCCGGCGGCTGGAACGACTGCGCGCCGGGGTCGAGAAACTGGGCGCAGGCGACCTATCCGCCCGCGTGGCCGTCGAAGGACGCGACGAAGTCGCCGAACTCGCAACGAGCTTCAACAACGCTGCCGAGCGGATCGATAGCCTCGTTGGGACACAGCGACGGATGCTCGCGAGCGCCTCCCACGAACTGCGCACACCCCTGGCCCGACTGCGCGTCGCCGTCGAACTACTATCGGCCAGGGCCTCACCCGGGCTCCGCGACGAGGCCGCAGCCGACATCGGGGAGCTCGACGAGGTCATCGAAGATCTTCTGCAAACGGCGCAGCTCGAAGGCGCCCCGGCGAAGCCACGCGAACCCGTCGAACTTCTCGGCATCCTCGCCGAGGAGGGCGCGCACCTCGATGCGAACACGAGCGGGGAGACCACCGTCGTCCAGGGCGACCCCCGGCTGTTGCGGCGGCTGATTCGCAACCTCCTACAGAATGCACAGCGACACGGCGGCGGTTCGAAGATCGAGGCGTCCGTTCACACTCTCGGACAACGCGGTGGACGCATCGAAATCGCCGACCGCGGCCCGGGGGTCCGCCCCGAAGATCGCGAACGAATCTTCGAAGCGTTCTACCGAAGCGCGGATCACTCCGAGGGACGCGACGGAGGCGTCGGCCTGGGCCTCGCCCTCGTGCGGGAGATCGCTCGCCACCACGGAGGCGACGCGCTCTGCCTCGAGAGACCCGGCGGTGGGACGATCGTGCGGGTCGACCTGAGCTGA
- a CDS encoding NAD(P)H-binding protein, whose translation MTKSNKKMAVVGAGWLGAEIARRAADAGFSAIATTRSGEWRAAGPHPDGVEVVGFDIVSDSASRLQSLLRDIDVAVFCYAPSGDQDRGRLYVEGAKSIARACSALPLERVIYTSSTSALSAHDGWIDETSEDWPENPRGRVQREAEAALRDGLSDSDTPWTLLRLAGLYGPGRELERIYRVRDPDLVRPGDGLEATNLIHLDDAAGAVLAAMGLPASDRGVIHVCDDDHRTRREVVAAIAAATGAPEPKWAEPADSRTARGKRVVNTRMKERLGLTLKHPTHDL comes from the coding sequence GTGACGAAGTCCAACAAAAAAATGGCAGTGGTCGGCGCGGGCTGGCTCGGCGCCGAAATCGCCCGAAGAGCCGCCGACGCCGGCTTCTCCGCGATCGCGACGACGCGCTCGGGCGAGTGGCGCGCCGCTGGACCCCACCCGGATGGTGTCGAGGTAGTCGGATTCGACATTGTAAGTGACAGCGCGTCTCGTCTTCAATCGCTTCTGCGCGACATCGACGTCGCCGTGTTCTGCTACGCCCCGTCCGGCGACCAAGATCGAGGACGCCTCTACGTCGAAGGTGCGAAGTCGATCGCTCGCGCCTGCAGCGCGCTGCCACTCGAGCGCGTGATCTACACCTCGTCGACGTCCGCGCTCTCAGCGCACGACGGATGGATCGACGAAACCTCCGAGGATTGGCCGGAGAACCCCCGGGGGCGCGTGCAACGTGAGGCCGAAGCTGCGCTTCGAGACGGCCTCTCCGACTCGGACACTCCTTGGACCCTGCTGCGGCTCGCCGGGCTATATGGGCCCGGTCGCGAACTCGAACGGATCTACCGAGTACGCGACCCGGACCTCGTACGCCCGGGCGACGGACTCGAGGCCACGAATCTCATCCATCTCGATGATGCCGCGGGCGCGGTCCTGGCTGCCATGGGTCTCCCGGCATCGGACCGTGGAGTGATCCACGTCTGCGACGACGACCACCGGACCCGCCGCGAGGTCGTCGCCGCAATCGCGGCCGCCACCGGCGCCCCCGAGCCCAAGTGGGCAGAACCTGCCGACTCTCGAACCGCGCGCGGAAAGCGGGTGGTGAACACTCGTATGAAAGAACGCCTCGGACTCACTCTGAAGCACCCCACTCACGACCTCTGA
- a CDS encoding molybdopterin oxidoreductase family protein — translation MSTTDTESTHFHTCPLCEACCNLEIKTRGRAVVSVRGDEGDPFSNGFICPKGAAIGALDADPDRLRSPLIKRDGQHVEATWDEAFAEIDRNLPRIADEHGRDAVAAYLGNPSAHHVGHGLYGRVLLKGLATHNLYSASTVDQMPKQVSSGLMFGGSLSVPIPDVDHTDHLWILGGNPLVSNGSLMTAPDMKGRLRKIRERGGKIVVFDPRRTRTAEAADEHHFIRPGRDVFFLLGVIHTLLTEERAAPGRLAEMCNGLDQIGGLVRDYSPETVADVCGIEADEIRRLARELSEAQTSSVYARIGTCTQEFGTTTSWLVDVVNVLTGNLDRAGGALFTKAAIGAANAQSKPGTGRGMRLGRFRSRVRNLPEACGELPVACLSEEIETPGDGQIRALITICGNPVLSTPNGARLKKALESLEFMVSVDIYLNETTRHADVVLPGLSPLEQPHYPLAFTQLAVRNFARFSPPIFDVPEGQMEEWRILLRLAGIVTGQGPNADIDALDDFVFEQILQKAVANEYSPIHGRDADDIRRQTSRYRGPERMLDLQLRTGVYGDAFGSNPGGLNLATLAVSGHAVDLGPLGQRLPEALQTPSGKIELTPEPLVADLDRVRARLDAEKTSASLVLVGRRDLRSNNSWMHNIPGLVSGRARCTLHVHPEDAARLGLADGKNARVSSRTGSVDAPVEVTDSVMPGVMSLPHGWGHDDTKTRLGVARANAGVSSNDLTDEAQVDAHSGNAVLNGIPIQVEAI, via the coding sequence GTGAGCACCACCGACACGGAGTCCACCCACTTCCACACGTGCCCGCTCTGCGAGGCCTGCTGCAATCTCGAGATCAAGACACGTGGACGCGCAGTCGTCTCGGTTCGCGGAGACGAAGGCGACCCGTTCAGCAACGGCTTCATCTGCCCCAAGGGCGCGGCCATCGGCGCACTCGATGCCGACCCGGACCGACTCCGTAGTCCCCTCATAAAACGAGACGGCCAGCACGTCGAAGCGACGTGGGACGAAGCTTTCGCCGAGATCGATCGCAACCTGCCTCGAATCGCGGACGAGCACGGCCGTGACGCGGTCGCGGCTTATCTGGGCAATCCGTCCGCACACCACGTCGGCCACGGGCTTTACGGACGCGTGCTTCTGAAGGGGCTCGCGACACACAACCTCTACAGCGCGAGTACCGTCGACCAGATGCCGAAGCAGGTTTCGTCGGGCCTGATGTTCGGTGGGAGCCTCTCGGTCCCCATCCCCGACGTCGACCACACCGACCACCTGTGGATCCTCGGGGGAAACCCGCTCGTATCCAACGGCAGTCTGATGACCGCTCCGGACATGAAGGGGCGCCTACGGAAGATCCGAGAACGGGGCGGCAAGATCGTGGTCTTCGACCCGCGCCGCACGCGAACCGCCGAAGCCGCCGACGAGCACCACTTCATTCGACCCGGGCGCGATGTCTTCTTCCTGCTCGGTGTGATTCACACCCTGCTCACCGAAGAACGTGCGGCACCGGGTCGCCTCGCCGAGATGTGCAACGGCCTCGACCAGATCGGCGGGCTCGTCCGCGACTATTCGCCGGAGACGGTGGCCGACGTCTGCGGCATCGAGGCCGACGAGATTCGACGACTCGCACGCGAGCTTTCCGAGGCACAAACCTCGTCGGTGTATGCGCGGATCGGCACGTGCACCCAGGAATTCGGTACGACCACCAGTTGGCTCGTCGATGTCGTGAACGTACTCACGGGCAATCTCGATCGCGCGGGAGGCGCGCTGTTCACGAAGGCGGCGATCGGTGCCGCAAACGCGCAGAGCAAGCCGGGAACCGGGCGCGGAATGCGCCTCGGCCGTTTTCGCAGTCGCGTGCGCAACCTTCCCGAGGCCTGCGGCGAGCTGCCGGTTGCGTGCCTCTCCGAGGAAATCGAAACACCCGGGGACGGCCAAATCCGCGCCCTGATCACCATCTGCGGCAACCCGGTTCTGAGCACGCCGAACGGCGCACGCCTGAAGAAGGCCCTCGAGAGCCTCGAGTTCATGGTGAGTGTCGATATTTATCTGAACGAGACGACGCGCCACGCCGACGTCGTTCTTCCGGGACTGTCGCCTCTTGAACAACCCCACTACCCTCTCGCGTTCACGCAGCTCGCCGTGCGGAACTTCGCGCGCTTCTCGCCACCGATCTTCGACGTGCCCGAGGGCCAGATGGAGGAGTGGCGCATCCTTCTGCGCCTCGCCGGCATCGTGACCGGACAGGGACCGAACGCGGACATCGACGCGCTCGACGACTTCGTCTTCGAACAGATTCTCCAGAAAGCCGTCGCCAACGAGTACTCTCCGATCCACGGACGCGACGCCGACGACATCCGCCGACAGACGTCTCGCTACCGCGGTCCTGAGCGCATGCTGGACCTCCAATTGCGCACCGGAGTCTACGGCGACGCCTTCGGCTCGAATCCCGGCGGACTCAACCTTGCGACGCTCGCGGTCTCTGGCCACGCGGTCGATCTGGGCCCGCTCGGCCAGCGACTTCCGGAGGCCCTGCAGACGCCGTCCGGGAAGATTGAGCTCACCCCCGAGCCGTTGGTCGCCGATCTCGACCGGGTTCGTGCGCGACTCGACGCCGAGAAAACCTCGGCCAGTCTCGTCCTCGTCGGTCGGCGCGACCTGCGCTCCAACAACTCGTGGATGCACAACATCCCCGGGCTCGTGTCCGGTCGCGCGCGCTGCACCCTGCACGTCCATCCCGAAGATGCCGCGCGGCTCGGCCTCGCCGACGGAAAGAACGCACGCGTCTCCTCTCGAACCGGCAGCGTCGACGCGCCGGTCGAGGTCACCGACAGCGTGATGCCGGGCGTGATGAGCCTCCCCCACGGCTGGGGGCATGACGACACGAAGACTCGATTGGGCGTCGCCCGTGCGAATGCCGGTGTCTCTTCAAACGACCTCACCGACGAGGCACAGGTAGACGCGCACTCCGGCAACGCGGTACTGAACGGGATCCCTATCCAAGTCGAAGCGATCTAG
- a CDS encoding CoA ester lyase, whose translation MATQESTPAAPQLRRSLLWVPGDDERKLAKGPTAGADSLVLDLEDAVVPAHKAKAREIVRETLLEMDFCGAEKLVRINPLETGLALDDLTVTMRGAPDGYMIPKVRSEDDIRFIDGALTNLEAMVGRPRGSVRLILLATETPEAILNIRRIAQASLRSCGMMWASEDLSNAIGARRSRNDDGSLPDVFSFARSACLLAAAATGMDPLDMPFFDFHDDEGLEREAREAAELGFTGKGAIHPNQIATINRVFVPSEEEVTEANALLDAATEAFARGQAAFVYKGAMVDAPHINRARKMVARANAAKEKTQ comes from the coding sequence ATGGCGACACAAGAATCGACACCCGCCGCACCGCAGCTTCGCCGCTCGCTCCTCTGGGTACCGGGCGACGACGAGAGGAAACTCGCCAAGGGACCGACCGCAGGTGCCGACTCCCTCGTCCTCGACCTCGAAGATGCCGTGGTCCCCGCGCACAAGGCGAAGGCACGAGAGATCGTCCGCGAGACCCTTCTCGAGATGGACTTCTGCGGCGCTGAGAAGCTCGTGCGCATCAACCCGCTCGAGACCGGGCTCGCACTCGACGACCTGACCGTCACCATGCGGGGCGCACCGGACGGCTACATGATCCCGAAGGTGCGGAGCGAAGACGACATTCGCTTCATCGACGGGGCTCTCACCAATCTGGAAGCCATGGTCGGCCGCCCACGGGGCTCCGTGCGCCTCATCCTGCTCGCAACCGAGACGCCCGAAGCGATCCTGAACATTCGCCGCATCGCGCAAGCGAGCCTGCGCTCCTGCGGAATGATGTGGGCCAGCGAGGATCTCTCCAACGCGATCGGCGCTCGTCGAAGCCGCAACGACGACGGGTCCCTACCCGATGTCTTCTCGTTCGCACGATCCGCCTGTCTCCTCGCCGCGGCCGCGACCGGCATGGACCCACTCGACATGCCGTTCTTCGACTTCCACGACGACGAAGGACTCGAGCGCGAGGCGCGTGAAGCCGCCGAGCTCGGCTTCACGGGCAAAGGAGCGATCCACCCCAACCAGATCGCGACGATCAACCGGGTCTTCGTTCCGAGCGAAGAAGAGGTCACGGAAGCGAACGCGCTTCTCGATGCCGCGACCGAAGCCTTCGCGCGCGGCCAAGCGGCCTTCGTCTACAAGGGTGCGATGGTCGACGCACCGCACATCAACCGAGCACGCAAGATGGTCGCACGAGCGAACGCCGCCAAGGAGAAGACCCAGTGA